One genomic region from Spirosoma sp. KCTC 42546 encodes:
- the dprA gene encoding DNA-processing protein DprA, with protein MSTSTQHQIALTLIPGVGSILIRQLISYCGSATDVLRSPLARLMKVPGIGEVTARAILKSDVLTEAERVVNRLGKMGATALFYTDKAYPTRLKSLYDAPALLYFQGSGNLNNLRTIGIVGTRQATDYGRRITNEIIEAISPLGVNVISGLAYGIDIAAHRASLANGLPTIGVMASGLDIVYPNVHQKTAQEMQLLGGLLTESQPGTKPDAHLFPARNRIIAGLSDVVVVVEAAAKGGALITAEYANNYHREVFAVPGQLNQAFSAGCNKLIRENKAQIYTSPKDIIETLNWDLPSSPTTESNPRKKSMPPLPVDITEEESQVVALLRQSDDIHIDELSWKSQIPMGRLASLLLNLEFRGFVRSLPGKKYAVVYV; from the coding sequence GTGTCTACCTCTACCCAGCACCAAATTGCCCTGACGCTCATTCCCGGCGTAGGCAGCATTCTCATTCGGCAATTGATTAGTTACTGTGGCTCAGCAACGGATGTACTCCGTTCACCGCTGGCCCGGCTCATGAAAGTACCCGGAATTGGGGAAGTTACCGCCCGGGCCATTCTGAAATCAGATGTACTGACAGAAGCCGAACGGGTCGTTAATCGCCTTGGGAAAATGGGTGCAACGGCCCTTTTTTATACAGATAAAGCCTACCCAACCCGGCTTAAATCCCTTTATGATGCACCCGCGCTCCTTTATTTTCAGGGCTCTGGTAATCTGAATAATCTGCGTACAATTGGCATAGTCGGTACTCGGCAGGCTACCGACTATGGCCGACGGATTACCAACGAGATTATCGAAGCCATATCGCCCTTAGGCGTCAATGTAATTAGCGGTCTGGCTTATGGGATCGACATTGCCGCCCACCGTGCCAGTCTCGCCAATGGCTTACCCACTATAGGAGTCATGGCCAGCGGATTAGACATTGTTTACCCGAACGTGCACCAGAAAACAGCGCAGGAAATGCAATTGCTTGGTGGCCTGCTTACCGAAAGTCAGCCGGGCACCAAACCTGATGCACATTTATTTCCGGCCCGTAACCGAATCATTGCGGGGTTGAGCGATGTAGTCGTTGTGGTAGAAGCAGCCGCCAAAGGTGGGGCCCTCATTACGGCCGAATATGCCAATAATTACCACCGCGAAGTGTTTGCCGTACCCGGTCAGTTGAATCAGGCTTTTTCGGCGGGTTGCAATAAACTCATTCGGGAAAACAAAGCGCAGATTTATACCAGCCCTAAAGACATTATCGAAACGCTGAACTGGGACCTACCATCCAGTCCAACTACAGAATCTAATCCGAGAAAAAAATCGATGCCTCCCCTACCCGTGGATATTACCGAAGAGGAAAGCCAGGTGGTGGCCCTGCTACGGCAATCAGACGATATTCATATTGATGAGCTAAGCTGGAAAAGTCAGATACCGATGGGGAGGCTGGCCTCGCTCCTGCTTAATCTGGAGTTCCGGGGATTCGTACGTTCACTGCCCGGCAAGAAGTATGCGGTGGTGTATGTATAG
- a CDS encoding cytochrome-c peroxidase: protein MLSSQHPPLSSINYTRFNPKWLFLLIGVGSLVGTIAFELLSNPKRTSAQMVKQAFMQDINDLDSAVSHLQWDIKAHRSALIIQTSFRRARLAYKRTEFLSAYYSPETTRALNGPNIPEVDDDLRVNAPEGFQVLEEQLFPVVDEVNLAEALIQAAMLRSNVNRLRKISENNELTDSHVFDAMRLEVFRVITLGITGFDSPVAFNSMPEAASALERLQQQLANYELAKRDASLAERLNQVFDKAIYTVRSARDFNTFDRLGFINQHANVLSGLLLDAQKALAIPVFTESRLLEPFARTLTDSGVFNPTYFINFNEQQPTPDRVVLGKRLFVNPVLSGHRNRTCASCHQPDKAFTDGESTSLALSTDNRDLRTHRIPRNAPTLLNTALQAVQFADSRVVFLEDQASDVIQNQQEMHGSLPEAVRALKQDSVYRALFAKSYKEGVTEQTLKNAIASYIRSLTSLNSRLDAYFRGQTMALTVEEKHGFNLFMGKAKCATCHFFPLFNGTVPPGYQETESEVIGTPATIDGRQIDPDVGKFMMTKREPHRYAFKTPTLRHVAQTAPYMHNGVYRTLNEVIDFYDKGGGNGLGFNLPNQTLPFDKLNLTGSEKKALVAFMKVL from the coding sequence ATGCTTTCCAGCCAACACCCCCCTCTGTCATCAATTAATTACACTCGCTTCAACCCCAAATGGCTTTTTTTGCTGATTGGGGTAGGCTCATTAGTGGGGACTATAGCCTTTGAATTACTGAGTAATCCCAAACGGACGTCCGCTCAAATGGTGAAGCAGGCATTTATGCAGGACATTAACGATCTGGACAGTGCAGTTAGTCATTTACAGTGGGACATCAAGGCCCATCGGTCAGCGTTGATTATCCAAACGTCTTTTCGCCGGGCACGTCTAGCGTATAAACGGACTGAATTCCTGTCAGCCTATTATAGTCCCGAAACAACTCGTGCGCTCAATGGTCCGAATATTCCTGAGGTAGATGACGACCTTCGGGTAAATGCGCCCGAAGGATTTCAGGTATTGGAAGAACAGTTATTTCCAGTAGTCGATGAGGTTAATTTGGCAGAAGCGCTCATACAGGCGGCTATGTTACGCTCCAATGTAAACCGACTGCGTAAAATTTCAGAGAATAATGAGTTGACAGATAGCCATGTTTTTGATGCGATGAGGCTCGAAGTGTTTCGGGTTATTACCCTGGGTATTACCGGTTTCGACTCACCCGTTGCGTTTAACTCCATGCCTGAAGCAGCCAGTGCGCTCGAACGCTTACAACAGCAACTGGCAAATTATGAGCTTGCTAAACGGGATGCGTCTCTTGCCGAGCGACTCAATCAGGTTTTTGATAAGGCCATCTATACCGTCCGGTCTGCACGCGATTTCAATACGTTTGACCGGCTCGGGTTCATAAACCAACACGCAAACGTACTAAGTGGCCTGTTGCTGGATGCACAAAAGGCGCTGGCTATTCCTGTTTTTACGGAGAGCCGATTACTGGAGCCGTTTGCCCGTACGCTTACCGACTCAGGGGTTTTTAATCCTACGTATTTTATAAACTTCAATGAGCAGCAGCCAACTCCCGACCGGGTGGTCTTGGGAAAACGTTTATTTGTTAATCCAGTCCTATCGGGGCATCGGAATCGTACCTGTGCCAGTTGCCACCAGCCAGATAAGGCGTTTACAGATGGCGAGTCAACAAGCCTGGCGCTGAGTACTGATAATCGGGATTTACGGACTCATCGAATCCCTCGAAATGCGCCTACACTCCTGAATACAGCTTTACAGGCAGTACAATTTGCAGATTCACGCGTTGTTTTTCTGGAAGATCAGGCGAGTGATGTCATTCAGAATCAGCAGGAAATGCACGGATCGTTACCCGAAGCCGTGAGGGCGTTAAAGCAGGACTCTGTTTACAGGGCGTTGTTTGCCAAATCGTATAAAGAGGGCGTTACAGAACAGACGCTTAAAAATGCCATTGCTAGCTATATTCGCTCACTCACCAGCCTAAACTCGCGTTTGGATGCTTACTTTCGCGGCCAGACAATGGCATTGACCGTAGAGGAAAAACACGGATTTAATTTATTTATGGGAAAGGCTAAGTGTGCTACCTGTCACTTCTTTCCGCTATTCAATGGCACTGTTCCGCCCGGCTATCAGGAAACTGAAAGTGAAGTGATTGGTACACCCGCCACCATAGACGGCAGACAGATAGACCCGGATGTTGGCAAATTCATGATGACCAAACGTGAGCCTCATCGCTACGCTTTCAAGACACCCACTCTTCGTCATGTTGCCCAAACTGCACCGTACATGCATAATGGTGTGTATCGCACCCTCAACGAAGTTATTGATTTCTATGACAAAGGTGGAGGTAATGGCCTGGGATTCAATCTTCCCAATCAAACGCTTCCGTTCGACAAACTGAATCTGACAGGGTCTGAAAAAAAAGCATTGGTCGCATTCATGAAGGTTTTGTAG
- a CDS encoding oxidoreductase, which yields MTKVWFITGSSRGLGRSLTEAVLAKGDQVVATARNPEALHELVSSYPDQIYPVQLDVTNKEQIRSAVAHAMAQFGRIDVLVNNAGFGIIGAAEAFTDEQVRSQLETNLYAPIDLTRAVLPHMRNQRSGHILQISSIGGRVGNAGLTMYQAAKFGLGGFSEALAKEVAPLGIRVTCVEPGGFRTDWAGASMSFAPQVEGYETTVDQRADFIKGGFFVPMGDPDKAAKVMVKLVDNPEPPVHLVLGSEAIGLLKQADVARQAEMEKWMPVSLSTDHDEATNFLETTLGQSFTKA from the coding sequence ATGACTAAAGTTTGGTTTATTACCGGTAGTTCCAGAGGGTTAGGCCGTAGCCTGACAGAAGCCGTACTGGCAAAAGGTGATCAGGTAGTGGCAACGGCCCGAAATCCGGAAGCTCTGCATGAGTTGGTTTCCAGCTATCCTGATCAGATTTATCCAGTCCAGTTGGACGTTACCAATAAAGAGCAGATTCGCTCAGCGGTTGCCCATGCTATGGCGCAGTTTGGACGCATTGATGTGTTGGTGAACAATGCTGGTTTTGGGATCATTGGTGCTGCTGAAGCGTTTACGGATGAGCAGGTGCGCAGCCAGTTGGAAACGAATCTGTATGCTCCAATCGACCTAACTCGTGCTGTATTGCCCCATATGCGGAATCAGCGTTCCGGGCATATTTTGCAGATTAGTTCAATAGGGGGCCGGGTAGGTAATGCAGGGTTAACCATGTATCAGGCTGCCAAATTTGGCCTGGGAGGTTTCAGTGAAGCGCTGGCTAAAGAAGTAGCCCCCCTTGGTATCCGTGTTACCTGTGTAGAACCCGGTGGTTTCCGTACCGATTGGGCAGGTGCCTCCATGAGCTTTGCCCCACAAGTGGAAGGGTATGAAACAACGGTTGATCAGCGGGCCGATTTCATTAAAGGTGGCTTTTTTGTACCAATGGGCGATCCCGATAAGGCTGCGAAGGTGATGGTCAAACTGGTCGATAATCCCGAGCCACCCGTTCATTTAGTATTGGGTAGTGAAGCCATCGGTCTTTTAAAACAGGCTGATGTGGCCAGGCAGGCGGAGATGGAGAAGTGGATGCCTGTTAGTCTCTCCACAGATCACGACGAAGCCACCAATTTCCTGGAGACAACCCTGGGTCAATCCTTCACAAAAGCGTAG
- a CDS encoding AraC family transcriptional regulator: MRTLGDDKQVPKIVYSCYFTRSREGEQFVPEHVFSYQIAGTLFMNDGHKDYTFKEGEFRINRRNQLIKFVKQPPPDGEFKTLSIYLDQETLRKFSLEYGYTGEPHQEGDPILELKPNALYKSFMDSLLPYLQQNQTINGNLQAIKLKEAILILLQVNPELKDILFDFSEPGKIDLEAYMNKNFHFNVELQRFAYLTGRSLATFKRDFEKVFHSSPSRWLQQRRLQEAHYLIKEKGKTPSEVYLELGFEDLSHFSFAFKKTYGVAPSKI, from the coding sequence ATGCGCACGTTAGGAGACGATAAACAAGTACCCAAAATAGTCTATTCCTGCTACTTCACCCGGAGCCGGGAGGGCGAACAATTCGTGCCGGAGCATGTTTTCAGCTATCAGATAGCCGGAACGCTCTTCATGAACGACGGCCATAAAGACTACACCTTTAAGGAAGGGGAGTTTAGAATTAACCGGAGAAACCAACTGATTAAATTTGTTAAACAACCACCCCCGGATGGCGAATTTAAAACCCTGTCCATCTATCTGGATCAGGAAACGTTGCGCAAGTTTAGTCTGGAATATGGCTATACGGGGGAGCCGCACCAGGAGGGCGATCCCATTCTTGAACTAAAGCCGAATGCGCTTTACAAAAGCTTTATGGACTCGTTACTGCCGTATCTGCAACAAAACCAGACCATTAATGGAAACCTGCAAGCCATAAAACTGAAAGAAGCGATTTTGATTCTGCTACAGGTAAATCCCGAATTGAAAGATATCTTATTCGATTTTTCGGAGCCTGGGAAGATTGACCTGGAAGCGTATATGAACAAGAACTTTCACTTCAATGTGGAGCTTCAACGCTTCGCCTATTTAACCGGAAGGAGCCTGGCTACCTTTAAGCGTGACTTTGAAAAAGTATTTCATAGTTCGCCCAGCCGCTGGTTACAGCAGCGAAGGTTGCAGGAAGCCCATTATTTGATTAAAGAAAAAGGGAAAACTCCTTCAGAAGTGTATCTGGAGCTAGGCTTTGAAGATTTATCTCACTTTTCGTTTGCCTTCAAAAAAACATACGGCGTAGCACCGTCAAAAATTTGA
- a CDS encoding IS4 family transposase, with product MNTAKLPVKTLLGYLPDEVLETLALDYQVDKHVKKLRGALVFKLLLYGVLTTNELSLNVLMALLEKVGIRHLIGVDAHFTTKRNSLADRLAQLDCGYLKAIFKQVLKLVNQHWPTPTVQGYQLHLVDSTLVACSAKLLGLGIQLGRKANDETHRYKHIKFSIGYDGLKPETIRFYDQQTHASDETPLKETIESLAFSAKDVAVFDAGLQNRLTFEQFNKPPEEKRFFVTRIKANSRYQLLAEQRIDSSTDTLVLEKESLIKLYTSSNRLLTDSFRLISAHLQDKPEQSLLFLTSLPDSLSALEVSQIYRQRWQIEKFFRFIKQQMNFSHFLSRSFNGIKIMAYVMLIGAMLIGLYGRFNDRPGFKINKLLFVYELEADLVKTLIVACHGEPTLLDDALKKHFGQ from the coding sequence ATGAACACCGCCAAATTACCCGTAAAAACGCTGTTAGGCTATTTGCCGGATGAGGTGCTGGAAACATTAGCCCTAGACTATCAAGTCGATAAACACGTCAAAAAACTCCGCGGAGCCCTGGTTTTTAAGTTATTGCTCTATGGCGTTCTGACCACCAATGAGTTGAGTCTGAATGTACTTATGGCCCTGCTGGAAAAAGTGGGCATTCGCCACTTAATCGGCGTGGATGCTCACTTTACCACCAAACGAAACTCCTTAGCCGACCGGCTGGCTCAACTCGATTGTGGCTACCTGAAGGCTATTTTTAAGCAAGTTCTCAAGTTGGTCAACCAGCACTGGCCCACACCCACCGTCCAGGGCTATCAACTCCATCTGGTTGATTCAACCCTAGTGGCTTGTTCAGCCAAACTCTTGGGCCTGGGTATTCAACTGGGCCGTAAAGCCAACGATGAAACCCATCGTTATAAGCATATCAAATTTAGTATCGGCTATGATGGCTTAAAGCCCGAAACGATTCGATTTTATGATCAACAAACCCATGCCAGCGATGAAACACCCCTCAAAGAAACCATTGAATCGCTGGCTTTCTCGGCCAAAGATGTAGCCGTTTTTGACGCTGGGCTGCAAAATCGACTCACCTTTGAGCAGTTCAATAAGCCCCCTGAGGAGAAACGTTTTTTTGTTACCCGCATCAAAGCCAACAGTCGTTACCAGCTTCTGGCTGAGCAGCGTATAGATAGCTCGACCGACACACTTGTCTTAGAGAAGGAGTCGTTGATCAAGCTCTATACGAGTTCGAATCGACTCCTTACGGACTCATTTCGCCTGATTAGTGCTCACCTACAAGACAAACCTGAGCAATCTTTGCTGTTTTTGACCAGCCTGCCCGATTCGCTCAGCGCATTGGAGGTGAGTCAGATTTATCGACAGCGTTGGCAGATCGAGAAATTCTTTCGGTTCATCAAGCAGCAGATGAATTTTTCTCATTTTCTGTCCCGATCCTTTAACGGGATCAAAATCATGGCGTATGTGATGCTCATTGGCGCTATGTTGATTGGGTTATATGGTCGGTTTAATGATCGGCCTGGGTTCAAGATCAACAAATTGCTGTTTGTCTATGAACTCGAAGCTGATCTGGTCAAAACACTTATTGTAGCATGCCACGGGGAGCCAACCTTACTGGACGATGCCTTGAAAAAACATTTCGGACAATAA
- a CDS encoding MerR family transcriptional regulator: MENGSKLYYGIKEVAEMFGINASKLRYYEKEFSTLQPKKNRSGDRIYTQADIDHLTEILDLIDRQKYTLPGAREFLKARDERRKENARYIHKLQRIKSFMERLRDGLDKPQTVKKESSSDTL; the protein is encoded by the coding sequence ATGGAAAACGGGAGCAAGCTGTATTACGGGATAAAGGAAGTAGCCGAGATGTTCGGGATCAATGCCTCGAAACTTCGGTATTATGAAAAAGAATTCTCGACCCTCCAGCCCAAGAAAAACCGTTCCGGCGACCGTATTTACACCCAGGCCGACATTGACCATCTGACCGAAATTCTGGACCTGATTGACCGACAGAAATACACCCTCCCCGGTGCCCGCGAGTTCCTGAAAGCCCGTGATGAACGACGTAAGGAAAACGCTCGCTACATTCATAAACTACAGCGGATCAAATCATTTATGGAACGACTGCGTGATGGACTGGATAAGCCACAGACAGTCAAGAAAGAGAGCAGCAGTGACACCCTTTAG
- the alaS gene encoding alanine--tRNA ligase translates to MTSHEIRRHFLDFFRSKQHLIVASAPLVAKNDPTLMFNNSGMAQFKDFFLGNGTPPSKRVADTQKCLRVSGKHNDLEDVGFDTYHHTMFEMLGNWSFGDYFKKEAITWAWELLTEVYKLPKDRLYVSVFQGDEKDNVPFDQEAFDLWKPIVGEDRIIYGNKKDNFWEMGDTGPCGPCSEIHVDLRSPEEVAEKPGKDLVNADHPQVVEIWNLVFMQFNRKADGSLEPLPARHVDTGMGFERLCMAIQQKRSNYDTDVFSGTIHVIEELSGRKYEAGTSMADVAMRVIADHIRAVSFAIADGLVPSNAKAGYVIRRILRRAIRYGYSYLNLTEPFMTKLVPTLAMQFADVFPELNAQRDFVATVIREEEISFLRTLGTGLGRLDQIISDLDGKGTKEIPGETVFELNDTFGFPADLTALIAREKGLTIDEAGFQKALQEQKTRSRKDATSSAGDWIELAETDRVEFVGYDQPEAYAHIVKYRRIQNKQGTQVQVVLDKTPFYAESGGQIGDTGVLELFKGSDQIGTLTVLDTRKENDLSIHIVQDTTGIDDLMTEADTVYAVINTARRGLIASNHSATHLLHSALRDVLGTHVAQKGSYVGPDALRFDFSHFAKVTDEQLAEVERIVNEKIREDIKLDEKRNVPIEEARQLGATALFGEKYGDFVRVITFDPNYSVELCGGTHVPATGHIGLFKFTGEGSVSTGIRRIEAKTSAGAEALVNEQMAVVSELKDLLKAPKDIVKAVQALLDERTALQKQVEALQNEKVQQLKNQLLDRVEVVNGHSRLVERVDVPSADALKQLAYDLKAKVDNLAVVLGADINGKPQLAVMLPDSLIQGKNLNAGQVVKELAKNIKGGGGGQPFFATAGGTDLSGLDAALAQGKELLG, encoded by the coding sequence ATGACCTCCCACGAAATACGTCGACATTTTCTCGACTTCTTCCGCTCTAAACAACACCTGATTGTTGCTTCGGCTCCGCTTGTTGCCAAAAATGATCCCACGCTGATGTTCAATAACTCGGGCATGGCGCAGTTCAAAGATTTTTTCCTCGGTAATGGTACGCCCCCATCTAAGCGCGTGGCCGATACCCAGAAGTGTTTGCGGGTATCGGGCAAACATAACGACCTGGAAGATGTGGGTTTCGATACTTACCACCACACCATGTTCGAGATGCTCGGCAACTGGTCGTTTGGGGATTATTTCAAAAAGGAAGCCATTACCTGGGCGTGGGAGTTGCTGACGGAAGTGTACAAACTACCGAAAGATCGGCTGTATGTATCGGTTTTTCAGGGCGATGAGAAAGATAATGTGCCTTTTGATCAGGAAGCGTTCGACCTCTGGAAACCCATCGTCGGCGAAGACCGCATCATCTACGGGAATAAGAAAGACAACTTCTGGGAAATGGGCGATACGGGTCCATGCGGTCCCTGCTCTGAGATTCACGTCGATTTGCGCTCGCCCGAAGAGGTAGCTGAGAAACCCGGTAAGGACCTCGTCAACGCCGATCACCCGCAGGTTGTCGAAATCTGGAACCTGGTGTTCATGCAGTTCAACCGCAAGGCGGATGGCTCACTAGAGCCGCTGCCTGCCCGCCACGTCGATACAGGTATGGGCTTCGAACGCCTGTGCATGGCCATTCAGCAAAAACGCTCCAACTACGATACGGACGTTTTTTCCGGCACCATTCACGTGATCGAAGAACTATCGGGCCGGAAATACGAAGCCGGCACCAGTATGGCCGACGTAGCTATGCGCGTTATTGCCGACCATATCCGGGCTGTATCCTTCGCCATTGCCGATGGACTGGTTCCCTCGAATGCCAAGGCAGGTTACGTCATCCGGCGAATTCTGCGCCGGGCCATTCGCTACGGCTATTCGTACCTGAACCTGACAGAACCCTTCATGACCAAACTCGTGCCTACCCTGGCTATGCAGTTTGCGGATGTATTCCCCGAACTGAACGCCCAACGTGATTTCGTGGCAACGGTAATTCGGGAAGAGGAAATTTCGTTCCTGCGGACGTTGGGAACGGGCTTGGGTCGTCTGGACCAGATCATCAGTGACCTTGACGGTAAGGGAACAAAAGAAATTCCAGGCGAAACGGTCTTTGAATTAAACGACACCTTCGGCTTCCCTGCTGATTTAACGGCGTTGATCGCTCGCGAAAAAGGCCTGACGATTGACGAAGCTGGTTTCCAGAAAGCGCTTCAGGAGCAGAAGACCCGGTCGAGGAAAGATGCTACATCATCGGCAGGCGACTGGATCGAACTAGCCGAAACCGACCGGGTGGAATTTGTTGGCTACGACCAGCCGGAAGCCTATGCGCATATTGTGAAGTATCGCAGGATTCAGAACAAGCAGGGTACGCAAGTACAGGTCGTGCTCGACAAAACGCCATTTTATGCTGAATCGGGCGGTCAAATTGGCGATACCGGCGTTCTTGAACTCTTCAAAGGCTCGGACCAGATTGGCACATTGACTGTACTGGATACCCGGAAAGAAAATGACCTGAGCATTCACATTGTTCAGGATACAACGGGCATTGACGACTTGATGACAGAAGCCGATACGGTCTATGCTGTTATTAACACCGCCCGTCGCGGCCTGATTGCCAGTAACCACTCCGCTACGCACTTACTCCACTCGGCTTTGCGTGACGTTTTAGGGACGCATGTAGCGCAGAAAGGTTCATACGTTGGCCCCGATGCCCTCCGCTTTGACTTCTCACACTTTGCCAAAGTGACCGACGAACAACTGGCTGAAGTGGAACGAATCGTCAACGAGAAAATCCGGGAAGATATCAAACTGGACGAGAAACGAAACGTACCTATCGAAGAAGCCAGGCAGTTAGGTGCAACCGCCCTGTTCGGTGAAAAATACGGTGATTTCGTGCGTGTCATCACCTTCGATCCCAACTACTCGGTCGAACTCTGTGGCGGGACGCACGTACCGGCAACTGGCCACATCGGTCTGTTTAAGTTCACGGGTGAAGGCTCGGTGTCGACAGGTATTCGTCGGATTGAGGCCAAAACCTCGGCAGGTGCCGAAGCCCTGGTGAATGAGCAGATGGCGGTAGTTTCTGAATTGAAAGATCTACTGAAAGCGCCCAAAGATATCGTTAAAGCGGTGCAGGCTTTACTCGACGAACGGACTGCTTTGCAAAAGCAGGTCGAAGCCCTTCAAAATGAGAAGGTGCAACAGTTGAAAAACCAGCTTTTGGATAGGGTGGAAGTTGTCAATGGTCACTCCCGCCTTGTAGAACGGGTGGACGTTCCCTCTGCCGATGCGCTGAAACAACTGGCGTATGATTTGAAAGCAAAAGTCGATAATCTGGCCGTTGTCCTCGGAGCTGATATAAATGGCAAACCCCAACTGGCTGTTATGCTTCCCGACTCATTGATTCAGGGCAAAAACCTAAATGCGGGTCAGGTGGTAAAAGAGCTGGCTAAAAACATCAAAGGCGGTGGCGGTGGACAACCTTTCTTCGCCACAGCGGGCGGTACGGATTTGTCAGGACTGGATGCTGCGCTGGCGCAGGGGAAAGAATTGCTAGGGTAA
- a CDS encoding amidohydrolase family protein, whose translation MRTLLLTAIFSLGLTATLIAQKQNVDVLIKSGNLIDVRTGNMLTKKIIATRGKTIVGVFDESQLKNFQAKTIVDATGKFIIPGLWDMHVHFGGGDTLIEENKNLFPLYIAHGITGIRDAAADLSTSVLKWRDQISRGELAGPTLFTSGPKLEGYKSTWIGDIEVSTPAEVDKMLDSLQGLKVDFVKITDNAIKPDIYLYILQEAKKRGMKTSGHVPFALTMDEVSSAGLGSVEHMSYVFKAGSTRDKEVANKVRTGQLTTRVASPMIAQSFDEATALAVYQRMAKNGTFVVPTLNISRTVAYLDQDNHQNDTYLQYIGQGLKNTYAWRVNRVAKDGPEAIAERHAVYEKSASLLPLLHKAGVTIMAGTDAGFLNSYVYPGLGLHHELGYFVKAGLTPLQALQSAIIPGPLFLGKTALFGDIAPGKSADIVLLDRNPIQDITATQAIHTVILRGTVYNRKALDGLLAEAKKKARK comes from the coding sequence ATGCGAACCCTGCTTCTTACGGCTATTTTTTCGCTTGGCTTAACAGCCACATTGATTGCCCAAAAGCAAAATGTGGATGTACTGATCAAATCAGGCAATTTGATTGATGTGCGTACCGGCAACATGCTGACGAAGAAAATCATCGCTACTCGTGGGAAAACGATTGTTGGCGTCTTCGATGAATCGCAACTCAAGAATTTCCAGGCGAAAACAATTGTCGACGCGACGGGTAAATTCATCATTCCTGGTCTCTGGGATATGCACGTTCACTTCGGTGGTGGCGATACGCTCATTGAGGAGAACAAAAATCTATTCCCGCTCTACATTGCTCACGGTATTACAGGCATTCGCGATGCTGCTGCCGACCTAAGTACCAGCGTACTGAAATGGCGTGATCAGATCTCGAGGGGCGAATTAGCTGGGCCAACGCTGTTTACGTCTGGGCCTAAACTGGAAGGCTACAAGTCGACCTGGATCGGCGATATAGAAGTCAGTACACCCGCCGAAGTCGACAAAATGCTCGATTCGCTACAGGGGTTGAAGGTTGATTTTGTGAAGATTACAGATAATGCTATTAAACCCGATATCTACCTCTACATTTTGCAGGAGGCCAAAAAACGGGGTATGAAAACCTCGGGCCACGTGCCCTTTGCACTCACGATGGATGAGGTTTCGTCGGCGGGTTTGGGATCGGTAGAGCACATGAGCTATGTGTTCAAAGCGGGGTCAACGCGAGACAAAGAAGTGGCCAACAAAGTAAGAACGGGGCAATTGACAACACGTGTGGCATCGCCAATGATTGCCCAGAGTTTTGATGAAGCAACCGCTCTGGCCGTTTATCAGCGGATGGCTAAAAACGGTACGTTCGTGGTGCCCACGCTCAACATCAGCCGTACCGTTGCTTACCTGGATCAGGATAATCACCAGAACGACACCTACCTACAATACATCGGTCAGGGCTTGAAAAATACCTACGCCTGGCGGGTGAATCGGGTGGCGAAAGATGGCCCCGAAGCCATTGCCGAACGGCATGCAGTGTATGAAAAATCAGCTTCATTGCTTCCCCTTTTACATAAAGCGGGCGTAACGATTATGGCCGGAACCGATGCCGGTTTCCTGAATTCCTATGTATATCCGGGCTTAGGGCTGCACCACGAACTTGGTTACTTCGTAAAAGCTGGATTGACGCCCTTGCAGGCATTGCAATCGGCCATTATTCCAGGGCCTCTCTTTCTTGGCAAGACGGCTTTATTCGGCGATATTGCTCCGGGCAAAAGTGCTGATATTGTACTACTCGACCGAAATCCCATTCAGGACATTACTGCCACCCAGGCTATTCATACGGTCATTTTACGCGGAACTGTGTACAATCGGAAGGCGTTGGATGGGTTACTGGCCGAAGCCAAAAAGAAAGCCCGCAAGTAA
- a CDS encoding Panacea domain-containing protein, which yields MLSASQVAEYLLGLSRPEVGDTISNLKLQKLLYYCQGLHLAMYGKPLFSEQIFAWNYGPVVAEVYSQYKHFGAKGIDVPDEINTSVFNDEQEELMNDVYELFGQFSALKLMEMTHEESPWRTTAQNSEITHDKMVDYFKTLLNTVDE from the coding sequence ATGCTATCAGCAAGTCAAGTAGCAGAATATTTATTGGGTTTAAGTCGCCCCGAAGTAGGGGACACTATTTCTAATTTAAAACTTCAGAAACTTCTTTACTATTGCCAAGGCTTGCATCTAGCTATGTACGGGAAACCATTATTTTCTGAGCAAATATTTGCATGGAATTATGGCCCGGTTGTGGCTGAAGTGTATTCACAATATAAACATTTTGGTGCCAAAGGGATTGATGTTCCAGATGAAATCAATACGTCTGTATTTAATGACGAACAAGAAGAACTGATGAATGATGTCTACGAGCTTTTTGGTCAGTTTTCTGCTCTAAAACTTATGGAAATGACCCACGAGGAGTCACCCTGGAGAACCACAGCACAGAATTCCGAAATTACACATGATAAAATGGTTGACTACTTTAAAACTCTCTTGAATACGGTCGATGAATAA